In Planctomycetota bacterium, the DNA window GGAAACCGCCGCCGCCGAGCGACGCGCCGAGGTCGATCTGGGCCGGGAACGACTCGCCGGCGGTGGAGTCGCGGCCGAAGACGACGTAGGCCGTGCCGAGGCCGACTCCCGGCGCTCCGATCACGATGTCGTCGATGCCGTCGGCGTTGATGTCGCCGGCCGCGGCGACGGCCGTGCCCGCGGCGGCGCGCTCCGAGCCGCCGATCAGCCGGAAGCCGTTGGTGCCGTCGAGGTCGGCGAGATCGATAACCGCCAGGAGGCCGCTACCCGCCGCGGGATCTTGTCCGAACACGACGAAGGCCTCGCCGGCGTCGCGGCGGCCCAGCGGATCGGCGAAGCGGTGTCCGACGAGCACGTCGTCGACGCCGTCGCCGTTGACGTCGCCCGCCGACGACACGGCGTTGCCGATGAAGGCGGGCTCGCTCGTGACGATCGTGACGCCGGTCCCGCCACGACCGACGTCATCAAACGGCAGCACCTGCGGGAAGGGCTGCTCGAGGGGCCCCTGCGCCAATATCGGCGCGGCGAGGCCCACGACCACGACCAGCGCGGTGATCCGCGCCCTCGAATTCCCGCAGGGGGATCCGATCAGGTTCATAATACTCCTCCTTTGCTGTGGTTTATGAGTAGATATCACCTTCACGATATCGGTTTGCGACCGCGAATCCAAGCCTTTTCTGGCTCCGTGCGCAGCTCGTACATCCGGCGCACGGTGGGCGTGCGTGCGGCAGGAGTGCACTTCGTGCGTGCGCGCCGGCGCGGAGTGGATCACGCGGTTGTGGACAGCGTTGCGTGGTGCGCCCGGTGGCTCCTCCACCACAGGAACACTTCCGCGGCGACGAGGTTGGGCAGCCAACTGGTCCACGCCAGCCACGGGTAGTAGACCTCGAAGGGGATGCCGGAGGCGGCGCCCAGTCCGAGTTGGATGCGGAGGGTGACCGCGGCGAGTGCGAGCGCGAAGTTGCGGACCATCCAGCGGCGGTGCGCGACGGCGTCGCGATCGAGGATCGCGCTGAGGGCGGCCGCGCCCGTCAGCAGGAAGGCAACGGCGAGCGTCGCGAAGCCGATCCGGCTCGGCAATCCGCCGAAGGCGCTAAAGGAGAGGATCAGGCCGGCGCCGCCGCCGACGAGCACGCCCAAGCCGAGGTAGGCCCGGCCCATCCATCGGTGCGCGGCGCGCCAGCGGCGGCGGATGGCGGGCAGGAACTGCCAGGGGCCGAGCAGCAGCGTGACCATCGCGCCGAAGATGTGCGCGTAGACGGCGAGGCGGTTGGCCTCGAACGCGGCCCGCATGTCGGGGTGTACGAGCGAGCCGAGCGGACGGAAGCCGTAGGCGTAGATGGCGTAGCCCGCGACGCCGACCGAGCCGGCGGCCATGATGGCGAACGAAAACCTACGGGCCGCCGCACGCCCGCGCGCCGGGACCCGCACGATGGGAGCCATGGGAGAATTATAGTGGCGGATCGCAAGAAACCCCCGGGATTTGCATCGCGGGGTGATGAGCGATTGGAGTGAGGACTCATAACTCATTCGCCGGCGGGCTGGCGAGCAGAGCGTGCGTCGCGCTTGGATGGCAATTGGGGACGGCTGGGCGCTTGGCCTAGTGGTTGCGGCCGCACTCGGGACACGTGACCGTCTGGCGCGGGTAGCTACACCCCGGACACGCTTGTCGCGCGGCGCGGACGAGCGCGATCTGGCTGCGGACGAGGCCGATCGCGAGCATGGCCGGTACGAAGAAGATCGCGATGTTCGCCAGAAGCGGGAGCACGCGAGGGCGGTATGTGACGTGGCCGACTGATTCTCCGTCGAGCGTGAGCGTCCCGCCGGTCCAAGCCAGATCGATGTCCCAGAACGGTTCTGTTCGATGGCCCTCCAGGACGGTGACGGACAGTGGCCAGCCGGCGCGGACGCGGTAGGAATACGCGTCATCGGGAAGGTCTCGTTGTCGCACCACTTCATGCTTGGCGATCGCCGGGAGTTCTTCAAACGAGGCAATGTCGTCCGTGAGGTAGTTAACGAGCATGCGTACCTTGGACAGGATGACGAGATCACCTCCCTCGCGCGACACAACCTTGCCAGTCAGCTCTCGCCAGCGTACTTGTGGCTGCTCTACATCGTCGAATATGACGTACGACACGCGGCCAGCCTGGCGCAGCTGGAATAGGCCGAAGCCCATGACACCTATGGCCGCCGCGATCGCAAGCATGAGCGCGAGCGCCGCGTCGCGTGAAATTCCGCCACCAGGGCATGGGTAGCTCCGGGAGCAACCTCGCTCGTGGGATTCGACGCCTAGGCGAGCGCATGTTCCAACCGGGCGTGATGTGCTGCGTCGCCGCCGCGGCTCAGTGGTGCGCCGCCGCCCCCACCGTCATCTTGACCGCGACGTGGCTGGGGCGGACGCGGGCCTCGAACTCGTCCCTGAACTTGTTCATGATGGTCCGCAGGGCCCAGTTGTTGCCGTCCGCGAGTCCACAGATGGTCGTGCCGGGCATGGAGCCCATGGACGTGGCGATCTCGAGGGCCATGTCGAGGTCCTTGGTCTTGGCGTGGCCGTCCTCGATGCGGCACATGAGCTGGTAGAGCCAGCCGCTGCCCTCGCGGCAGGGGGTGCACTGGCCGCAGCTCTCGTGCTTGTAGAAGCGGGCGATGTTGCGGGAGACGGCGACCATGTCGGTGTCCTCGTCGAACACCGTGGGGCCG includes these proteins:
- a CDS encoding DUF2306 domain-containing protein, whose amino-acid sequence is MAPIVRVPARGRAAARRFSFAIMAAGSVGVAGYAIYAYGFRPLGSLVHPDMRAAFEANRLAVYAHIFGAMVTLLLGPWQFLPAIRRRWRAAHRWMGRAYLGLGVLVGGGAGLILSFSAFGGLPSRIGFATLAVAFLLTGAAALSAILDRDAVAHRRWMVRNFALALAAVTLRIQLGLGAASGIPFEVYYPWLAWTSWLPNLVAAEVFLWWRSHRAHHATLSTTA